Proteins from a genomic interval of Microscilla marina ATCC 23134:
- a CDS encoding TM2 domain-containing protein gives MIGQKKQKIIAVGLALTLGTLGFHRFYLGQKSMGVSYLLASCTIIGLPIVLGIAVVDCIGLMALPYHEFERRYNPQLMMGKAYPYHKESL, from the coding sequence ATGATAGGGCAAAAAAAACAAAAAATAATAGCCGTGGGGCTTGCACTCACTTTAGGCACCTTGGGTTTTCACCGTTTTTATTTAGGTCAAAAAAGCATGGGGGTTAGTTACTTACTCGCCAGTTGTACCATCATTGGTTTGCCCATTGTTTTGGGCATAGCAGTTGTCGATTGCATTGGCTTAATGGCCCTGCCATACCACGAGTTTGAGCGACGTTACAACCCCCAACTAATGATGGGCAAAGCATACCCTTACCACAAAGAAAGCTTGTAA
- a CDS encoding tetratricopeptide repeat-containing sensor histidine kinase → MHKFHLIIIYCLWSLLNFSQVAYAQPKNAKADSLNHLLNTKLSDKQRVDVLLKLINTYIIKYPEKAYQHCKKALDISLRIGYDKGVARSYDRLGLYYKHANDFEKGLSYHLKGLKIYEKMNDQRGIASSLGNIGVVHKNLKNYDKAFEYQLRALKLMKALKQEGMVANTLNNIGLLYLKTDRYKKALEYFKETLKLDQKTNYALGIGGDYSNISLVWYYLKDYDKAIANEKKALKIREKIKHAQGMVISYHNIGDIYLETQQYDLALEHFKKSLAKAKKIKAKFHIAKAYNGLSKAYEARRNYKKALEFHQKFKAHNDSVFNLDKNKQVARMQTLYETEKKEQENKILRQESQMQEDEIAKQRLLNLLVSIALLITLGFIYMVYRLYRQKKKSFQQLQQLNEEVNTQNEVLQQKQEEILQQQETLSMQNAAITEQKEEIELQTETLQATNKQLIALDKFKQSMTGMIVHDLKNPLNTIIGLSEGEYSPHFQQNINQSGKQMLNLVMNILDVQRFEETEVQLNAQPHLLKKLVQTAHQRVNLLLADKGVVFESDIPQELTLQADEELIIRVFVNLFNNAIKYTPNGGKISVTRESLSEGAFHKILIHDTGAGIAPEFIDTIFDRFTQRNPKNRSTGLGLTFCKLVVESHQGQIGVQSEENKGSTFWLTLPKADDQQRLHTTIDQTDQVESDTVNIKAWELNTQEEAVLREITNELKQYEIYEVSAIKKVLKKLPASEGRIAHWKQALEDTLYSWNETRYKELLEVPD, encoded by the coding sequence ATGCATAAATTTCACCTGATCATCATTTACTGTTTGTGGAGTCTGCTGAACTTTTCACAGGTGGCTTATGCTCAACCCAAAAATGCAAAAGCAGATAGCTTGAACCACTTGCTCAATACCAAACTCAGCGATAAACAACGGGTAGACGTATTGCTCAAATTGATCAATACCTATATTATCAAATATCCCGAAAAGGCATACCAACACTGTAAAAAAGCGCTGGATATTTCGCTGCGAATTGGTTATGACAAAGGAGTTGCCCGCAGTTATGATCGTTTAGGGTTATATTACAAACACGCCAATGACTTCGAGAAGGGGTTGAGCTACCACCTGAAAGGGCTCAAAATATATGAGAAAATGAACGACCAAAGGGGCATTGCCTCCTCGTTGGGTAATATTGGAGTAGTACACAAGAACCTAAAAAATTATGACAAAGCTTTTGAGTACCAACTGAGGGCACTTAAACTCATGAAGGCACTCAAACAAGAAGGCATGGTGGCCAATACGCTCAACAATATAGGGCTGCTTTACCTAAAAACTGATCGATACAAAAAAGCACTGGAGTATTTTAAAGAAACCCTAAAACTAGATCAAAAAACCAATTATGCTTTAGGAATTGGTGGCGACTATAGCAACATTTCGTTGGTGTGGTATTATCTCAAAGACTATGACAAGGCAATTGCGAATGAAAAAAAGGCCCTAAAAATCAGAGAGAAAATTAAACACGCCCAAGGGATGGTGATTTCTTACCATAACATTGGCGATATTTATCTGGAAACCCAACAATATGACCTGGCGCTTGAACATTTCAAAAAATCGTTGGCAAAAGCCAAAAAAATAAAAGCCAAGTTCCACATTGCCAAGGCTTACAATGGGCTATCGAAGGCTTATGAAGCCAGACGCAACTATAAAAAAGCGCTGGAGTTTCATCAAAAGTTCAAAGCGCACAATGACTCAGTGTTTAACCTGGATAAAAACAAACAAGTGGCTAGAATGCAAACCTTGTATGAAACCGAAAAAAAAGAACAGGAAAACAAGATTTTGCGTCAGGAAAGCCAAATGCAGGAAGATGAAATCGCCAAGCAACGGCTCCTCAACCTGCTTGTAAGCATTGCCCTGCTGATTACCCTGGGATTTATTTATATGGTATACAGGCTTTATCGTCAAAAAAAGAAGAGCTTTCAACAGCTACAGCAGCTCAACGAGGAGGTAAATACCCAAAACGAAGTATTGCAACAAAAGCAAGAAGAAATATTACAACAACAAGAAACACTGTCGATGCAAAATGCTGCCATTACTGAGCAAAAAGAAGAAATTGAGCTACAGACAGAGACTCTACAGGCAACCAATAAACAATTGATTGCCCTGGATAAGTTTAAGCAAAGCATGACAGGTATGATTGTGCATGACCTGAAGAACCCCCTCAATACTATTATAGGTTTATCTGAAGGAGAATATTCGCCCCATTTTCAGCAAAACATCAACCAGTCGGGCAAGCAAATGCTCAACCTGGTAATGAATATACTGGACGTACAACGTTTTGAAGAAACCGAGGTACAACTCAACGCTCAACCTCACCTCCTAAAAAAACTCGTACAAACCGCTCACCAAAGGGTAAACTTATTGCTTGCCGACAAAGGAGTGGTGTTTGAGTCTGATATTCCCCAAGAGCTGACCCTCCAGGCAGACGAAGAATTAATCATCAGGGTGTTTGTCAACTTGTTTAACAATGCCATTAAGTATACCCCAAATGGAGGCAAAATTAGTGTAACACGAGAAAGTTTGTCGGAGGGTGCTTTTCATAAAATATTAATCCACGATACCGGGGCAGGCATAGCACCTGAATTTATTGATACTATTTTTGATCGCTTTACCCAACGAAACCCCAAAAACCGCTCTACTGGCTTGGGGCTTACCTTTTGTAAACTGGTGGTAGAGAGTCATCAAGGGCAAATAGGAGTGCAATCAGAAGAGAACAAAGGCAGTACTTTTTGGCTTACTCTACCCAAAGCTGATGACCAACAAAGGTTGCACACCACCATTGACCAAACTGATCAGGTAGAGTCTGATACTGTAAATATAAAAGCCTGGGAACTCAACACTCAGGAAGAAGCAGTGCTTCGGGAGATAACCAATGAGCTTAAGCAGTACGAAATATACGAAGTATCGGCAATAAAAAAGGTGCTAAAAAAACTGCCTGCCTCTGAGGGGCGGATTGCCCACTGGAAACAAGCACTGGAAGATACTTTATATTCCTGGAATGAAACCAGGTATAAAGAACTGCTCGAAGTACCCGATTAA
- a CDS encoding ATP-binding protein, which produces MKFFTGILLFLKCIVIVPPLFAQNTAVDSLAQLLEASPKVPKTHINLLLKIAENKLHINHQEALVYSKQALELSQKYSLPLKTAQSYKMLGLLYRQKNDFALCKKNYELAIEAFKKLDRILEVANIYVSMGIIHRRQANYTESLRLLFKGMDVFEATNNETGKARVYNSIAITYGELGVYSKSMDYNFKSLHIYKNNHNQDKYALVLGDIAYGYYKKNDFKPALRLSRESELLSRKINKPIAELWAIGIRGLVYEKQRKYKEAIAILEKVTQGFGKIKARYLETLFKTHLGYALASAKQYSRAEEILAFTLADAKKRKTGELWVLSLLGLYHIHKNQQEANKALYYQGRYIEVRDSLYNQHKNQEFSSMQLSFQMDKERVLSQQMLAQKQLEIDNKNLALKQQNTLLYTSAIIALLLIVIIVYIFRSRQRQIKFNQTLAKHNQEINERKKEIVQQTEELRATNERLLRLDEFKQRMTGMIVHDLKNPLNAIIGLSGKKYSPQFQKTIHQSGIRMLHLVMNILDVQRFEEAQIQLNLQPQLLKQVVQQAHEQVSLSLAEKGVLFRQDVPENLTIKADEALIVRVFVNLFNNAIKYTPAQGKITVTLEDMPGSNFQKILVNDTGKGIAAHFIAQVFNKFSRQTSPAQRVHSSGLGLTFCKQVIEAHTGEIGVQSEEGKGSTFWFTLPKTVIPNDSLIYRQGLAAATPEGSRRKNGGFNLQEKAILIPYVHQLQKMEIYELTAIKNILGQLPKDNEAIQQWKKELENTLYSWNEVRFKELLAFV; this is translated from the coding sequence ATGAAGTTTTTTACAGGCATATTGCTTTTTCTGAAATGTATCGTCATTGTACCACCGTTGTTTGCACAAAATACAGCCGTTGATAGCCTTGCACAGTTGCTGGAAGCTTCTCCCAAAGTACCCAAAACACACATCAATCTACTGCTGAAGATAGCCGAAAATAAACTGCACATCAACCATCAAGAGGCGCTTGTATACAGCAAACAAGCACTGGAGCTGAGCCAAAAATATAGCTTGCCACTCAAAACAGCCCAATCTTACAAAATGCTGGGCTTGCTCTACCGACAGAAAAATGACTTTGCTTTGTGCAAGAAAAACTATGAACTTGCCATAGAAGCATTTAAAAAACTGGACAGAATACTAGAAGTAGCCAATATCTATGTATCTATGGGCATCATTCATCGTCGGCAGGCAAATTACACCGAGTCTTTGCGGTTGTTGTTTAAAGGAATGGACGTTTTTGAAGCCACCAACAATGAAACAGGTAAAGCAAGGGTGTATAACTCTATTGCCATTACTTATGGCGAACTAGGGGTATATAGCAAGTCAATGGATTATAACTTTAAGTCCTTGCACATTTATAAAAACAACCATAACCAAGATAAATATGCCTTGGTATTGGGGGATATTGCTTATGGGTATTATAAAAAAAATGATTTTAAACCAGCCCTTAGGCTAAGTCGTGAGTCGGAATTGTTGAGTCGCAAGATAAACAAGCCCATTGCCGAACTTTGGGCAATTGGGATACGGGGGTTGGTATACGAAAAACAGCGCAAATATAAAGAGGCCATCGCCATATTGGAAAAAGTAACGCAGGGCTTTGGGAAAATTAAAGCCCGTTACCTAGAAACTTTATTTAAAACTCACCTGGGCTATGCATTGGCATCGGCCAAACAATACAGCCGCGCCGAAGAAATACTGGCTTTTACTTTGGCTGATGCAAAAAAACGCAAAACGGGCGAGTTATGGGTGTTGTCGCTATTGGGCTTGTACCATATTCATAAAAACCAACAAGAAGCCAACAAAGCGCTTTATTATCAGGGGCGCTATATAGAGGTGCGCGATAGTTTGTATAACCAACACAAAAACCAAGAGTTTTCGAGCATGCAATTGTCGTTTCAAATGGACAAAGAACGAGTGCTGAGTCAACAAATGCTTGCCCAAAAACAATTGGAAATTGATAATAAAAATCTTGCCCTTAAACAGCAAAATACTTTGCTCTATACTTCGGCCATTATAGCTTTGTTATTGATTGTTATCATTGTATATATTTTCCGAAGCAGACAAAGACAAATCAAGTTTAACCAAACTCTGGCAAAACACAACCAGGAGATAAATGAGAGAAAAAAAGAAATTGTACAACAGACAGAAGAACTGCGCGCTACCAATGAGCGTCTACTCAGGCTGGATGAGTTTAAACAACGCATGACGGGTATGATTGTACACGACCTCAAAAACCCTTTGAATGCCATTATTGGGTTGTCGGGCAAGAAATATTCGCCTCAGTTTCAAAAAACCATCCACCAATCGGGCATACGCATGCTACATTTGGTAATGAATATTTTGGATGTGCAACGCTTCGAAGAAGCACAAATACAGTTGAACCTTCAACCACAATTGCTTAAACAGGTTGTGCAACAAGCCCACGAACAGGTAAGTTTGTCGCTGGCCGAAAAAGGCGTTTTGTTTAGACAAGATGTACCCGAAAACTTAACCATAAAAGCAGATGAAGCACTCATTGTGAGGGTGTTTGTCAACTTGTTTAACAACGCCATTAAGTACACACCAGCACAAGGTAAAATTACCGTCACTCTGGAAGATATGCCAGGAAGTAACTTTCAGAAAATATTGGTAAACGATACAGGCAAAGGCATTGCAGCTCATTTTATTGCCCAGGTATTTAATAAATTTAGTCGGCAAACTTCGCCCGCTCAAAGGGTGCACTCTTCGGGGTTGGGGCTTACCTTTTGCAAACAAGTAATAGAAGCCCATACGGGCGAAATAGGGGTACAATCGGAAGAAGGTAAAGGGAGCACATTTTGGTTTACGTTGCCCAAAACTGTCATACCAAACGACTCTTTAATTTATCGGCAAGGATTGGCGGCAGCAACACCCGAGGGTTCCCGGAGAAAAAACGGCGGCTTTAATTTACAGGAAAAAGCGATTTTAATACCTTATGTCCATCAGTTGCAAAAAATGGAAATCTATGAACTTACCGCCATTAAAAATATTTTAGGACAATTGCCCAAAGACAATGAGGCAATACAACAATGGAAAAAAGAGTTGGAGAATACGCTCTACTCTTGGAATGAAGTGCGGTTTAAAGAATTGTTGGCCTTTGTTTAA
- a CDS encoding ankyrin repeat domain-containing protein: MEVLYIPDESLLQALQEHTSDTVIPEKLAYITELEWNYDRPDAHLIGWDKIVDLSGLELCRNLRVLMLDGNAITDLAPLMALKNLEEMWLIGNPIHSLEPLRNKPRLKLLALAHCQTIQDLHPLANLPELTHLNIAYTGVTDITPLTHLPHLLDLNLSGLSIDHTHQASQRAALIEMLTNGVNIKMEGIQPLEKEASRRLEDSVNLPQNNLIEFLRRNRGFKLADFITEHGIDGRMDTGFGRNAENLSILHIALEPPSGDYHDELQNRQEVVKRLIDEGAPLEYRTNYGSTPLVYYLMNNPEARLPTVKLLINAGADIHTHNEGRISPLSAAAQIRRDDIVHYLIEAGANIHDPFVLKAFVQRGFNELVIRALQEGYGNKQSHKLGNLLLDAILKDNLPIARLLLDKGANPNGNIHYSAFYNVRSAQAVELLVAAGADITRVDDRGQNSLHKIAWGHHIDAARALVKHGCPVIADHNGNLPIHLISYQGCNAAKCKATVRFFVEELGININTPNQAGQILYDLNNHYDFEVFLTSMGAKGAQT, encoded by the coding sequence ATGGAAGTATTATATATCCCTGACGAAAGCCTCCTCCAAGCCCTGCAAGAACACACCTCCGATACAGTGATTCCCGAAAAGCTAGCTTATATTACCGAACTGGAATGGAACTATGACCGTCCCGATGCCCATCTTATTGGATGGGATAAAATAGTAGACTTATCAGGGCTTGAGCTTTGTCGCAACCTCAGGGTATTGATGTTGGACGGCAACGCAATCACAGACCTTGCCCCATTGATGGCTTTGAAAAACCTGGAAGAAATGTGGTTGATAGGCAATCCAATACATTCTTTGGAACCCTTACGTAATAAACCCCGGCTCAAACTGTTGGCATTAGCCCATTGTCAAACCATACAAGACCTGCATCCTTTAGCCAACCTGCCTGAACTTACCCACCTCAATATAGCATACACTGGTGTAACTGATATTACCCCTTTGACTCATCTACCACATTTGCTCGACCTCAACTTGTCGGGTTTGTCAATAGACCATACCCACCAAGCCTCACAACGTGCTGCATTGATTGAAATGTTGACGAATGGAGTCAACATAAAAATGGAAGGTATACAACCGCTCGAAAAAGAGGCAAGCCGACGTCTGGAAGACAGTGTAAACCTACCCCAAAATAATTTGATCGAGTTTTTGAGACGTAATAGAGGCTTTAAACTTGCCGACTTCATTACCGAGCATGGAATCGACGGAAGAATGGATACTGGCTTTGGACGCAACGCCGAAAATTTATCTATCTTGCATATAGCCCTGGAGCCCCCCTCAGGCGACTACCACGATGAGTTACAAAACCGACAAGAGGTGGTTAAGCGGCTCATTGACGAAGGTGCCCCCCTTGAATACCGCACCAATTATGGATCTACTCCCTTGGTATATTATTTAATGAACAACCCAGAAGCACGCCTACCTACCGTCAAGCTTTTGATAAATGCAGGGGCAGACATTCACACGCACAACGAAGGTCGGATATCGCCTCTGTCTGCTGCTGCCCAAATTCGCCGCGACGATATTGTCCATTACCTGATAGAAGCTGGTGCCAATATACACGATCCTTTTGTGTTAAAAGCTTTTGTGCAAAGAGGTTTCAACGAATTGGTGATTCGTGCTTTGCAAGAGGGCTACGGCAACAAACAATCTCACAAGTTGGGTAATTTGCTACTAGATGCTATTCTGAAAGATAATTTGCCTATTGCCCGCTTGTTGCTCGACAAGGGAGCCAACCCTAACGGCAACATCCACTACAGTGCTTTTTACAATGTACGCAGTGCCCAGGCAGTAGAGCTGTTGGTAGCTGCCGGGGCAGATATAACCAGGGTAGACGATCGTGGGCAAAACTCGCTGCATAAAATAGCCTGGGGACATCACATAGACGCTGCCAGGGCGTTGGTAAAACATGGCTGCCCAGTAATCGCTGACCACAATGGCAACTTGCCTATTCACCTCATTAGTTACCAAGGTTGTAATGCAGCCAAATGCAAGGCAACCGTTCGTTTTTTTGTAGAAGAGCTGGGCATAAATATCAACACACCTAACCAAGCTGGGCAAATCTTGTATGACTTGAATAATCATTATGATTTTGAGGTTTTTTTGACCAGTATGGGAGCCAAAGGTGCTCAAACATAA
- the queA gene encoding tRNA preQ1(34) S-adenosylmethionine ribosyltransferase-isomerase QueA, translating to MKLSEFKFDFPTDLLALHPTDNRDESRLMVIHRDSGKIEHKVFKDIVDYFDEGDVFVVNDTKVFPARLFGSKEKTGAQIEVFLLRELNQEAHLWDVLVDPARKIRVGNKLFFGNGELVAEVIDNTTSRGRTIRFLTDRSDEEFYQLIDELGETPLPKHIYQQRKTDAHDRERFQTIFAEHVGAVAAPTAGLHFTKQLIKRLELKGIDMTPVTLHIGLGTFRDVDVEDLTKHKADSENFSVPANTTDKVNDALANKKRVCAIGTTVVKALESSVSANSLLKENAGWSDKFIFPPYEFKIPNALVTNFHLPESTLLMTACAFGGYELIMDAYQVAVKEKYRFFSYGDAMLIL from the coding sequence ATGAAACTGTCAGAGTTTAAATTTGACTTTCCCACTGATTTACTGGCTTTGCATCCGACGGATAACCGCGATGAGTCACGTTTAATGGTCATACACCGTGATTCTGGTAAGATAGAACACAAGGTTTTCAAAGACATTGTGGACTACTTTGATGAGGGAGATGTATTTGTAGTGAATGATACCAAAGTTTTTCCGGCTCGCCTATTTGGTAGCAAAGAAAAAACCGGCGCACAGATTGAAGTATTTCTGTTGAGAGAACTCAACCAGGAAGCCCATTTGTGGGATGTATTGGTAGACCCCGCCCGTAAAATAAGGGTAGGCAATAAGCTGTTTTTTGGCAATGGCGAATTGGTGGCAGAAGTGATAGATAATACTACTTCACGCGGACGAACTATTCGTTTTTTGACTGATCGTTCTGACGAAGAGTTTTACCAACTGATTGACGAACTGGGCGAAACCCCACTTCCCAAACATATTTACCAACAACGCAAAACCGATGCCCACGACAGAGAGCGTTTTCAAACGATTTTTGCCGAGCATGTAGGGGCGGTAGCTGCACCCACTGCTGGTTTGCACTTTACCAAGCAATTGATTAAACGTTTGGAACTGAAAGGCATAGATATGACCCCAGTTACCTTACACATAGGCTTGGGTACCTTCAGAGATGTAGATGTAGAAGACCTCACCAAACACAAAGCCGATTCAGAAAACTTTAGTGTACCTGCCAACACTACCGACAAGGTGAATGATGCTTTGGCAAACAAAAAGCGAGTATGTGCTATAGGTACTACAGTGGTAAAAGCCCTGGAATCGTCGGTATCTGCCAATAGTTTGCTGAAAGAAAACGCAGGATGGTCTGATAAGTTTATTTTCCCGCCTTATGAGTTTAAAATTCCTAATGCATTGGTGACTAACTTCCACTTACCAGAATCTACTTTATTGATGACAGCCTGCGCCTTTGGCGGCTATGAGCTGATCATGGATGCTTATCAGGTAGCCGTAAAAGAAAAATATCGTTTCTTTAGCTATGGTGATGCCATGTTGATTTTGTAA
- a CDS encoding ABC transporter permease: MLFFRLILESFSFALQALRSNLLRTTLSLLGVSIGIFAIITVFTVVDALERKIRDDMSFIGDNVMYIQKFPWQFGGGAYPWWRYFRRPSNTVDEFRYLEKNLQEAQAIALIAGRGGNTIKYRSNSLTAVNVRGVSFRYSEVSEIPVDNGRYFSRQEVNRANNVALIGATIAETLFTSEDPIGKKIKVKGRPFQVVGVMKKEGSSIFGSTSRDEQIIIPYGSFGKLYLVGRKGIEPTIALKGKDNDEGLLKLESNVRGVLRTKRGLKPYQEDNFALNRTEAFADAVSSLFSVLHFAGWIIGGFSILVGAFGIANIMFVSVKERTNIIGIQKSLGAKTYFILFQFLFEAVFLSMIGGALGLLLVYLITFIPLGSIHMTLTAGNIILGLSVSSIVGTFAGIIPALMASRLNPVIAIRAS, encoded by the coding sequence ATGCTATTTTTCAGGTTGATTCTGGAAAGTTTCAGCTTTGCCTTACAAGCCCTCCGATCTAATCTCCTCCGTACCACGCTCTCTCTATTAGGAGTAAGCATTGGTATTTTTGCCATTATCACTGTTTTCACGGTAGTAGATGCCTTAGAGCGAAAAATAAGAGACGATATGTCGTTTATAGGCGACAATGTAATGTATATTCAAAAATTTCCCTGGCAATTTGGCGGTGGAGCCTATCCCTGGTGGCGTTATTTTCGTCGTCCTTCCAATACTGTAGATGAATTTCGCTATTTGGAAAAAAACCTTCAGGAAGCCCAAGCCATTGCACTCATTGCAGGCAGGGGAGGCAATACCATCAAATACCGCAGCAATAGCCTTACGGCAGTCAATGTACGTGGGGTGTCTTTTCGTTATTCTGAAGTGTCAGAGATTCCGGTAGACAATGGGCGCTATTTCTCTCGACAAGAGGTAAACAGAGCCAATAATGTGGCGTTGATAGGTGCCACCATTGCCGAGACGTTATTTACCAGTGAAGATCCTATTGGTAAAAAAATAAAAGTAAAGGGACGCCCCTTTCAAGTAGTAGGGGTGATGAAAAAGGAGGGAAGTAGCATTTTTGGCTCTACCTCGCGTGACGAGCAAATCATTATACCTTATGGTTCTTTTGGTAAATTGTACCTGGTAGGACGCAAAGGCATTGAGCCCACCATTGCCCTCAAGGGAAAAGACAATGACGAAGGCTTGCTCAAGCTTGAAAGCAACGTAAGGGGCGTCTTACGCACCAAGAGAGGACTCAAACCTTATCAGGAGGATAACTTTGCCTTAAATCGTACCGAGGCATTTGCCGATGCAGTATCTTCGTTGTTTAGTGTGTTGCATTTTGCCGGGTGGATCATTGGCGGGTTCTCTATTTTGGTAGGAGCCTTTGGTATCGCCAATATTATGTTTGTTTCGGTAAAAGAGCGCACCAATATTATAGGGATTCAAAAATCTTTAGGCGCCAAAACCTATTTTATACTCTTCCAGTTTTTGTTCGAAGCCGTTTTTCTAAGTATGATTGGTGGGGCATTGGGGCTTTTGTTGGTATACCTGATCACTTTTATTCCTTTGGGTAGTATCCACATGACACTCACTGCGGGTAACATCATTTTAGGTTTGAGTGTATCATCTATTGTAGGTACTTTTGCCGGGATCATTCCTGCGTTAATGGCATCCCGCCTCAATCCTGTAATTGCTATCCGAGCTTCTTAG
- a CDS encoding glycerophosphodiester phosphodiesterase, translating to MSSTWLFKILCFLFLLAWLVILSGDFYFKEKFRSYTNSSSTRPLIIAHRGASGEAPENTLAAIELALKQKADMIEVDVFLSKDEHIVVIHDASVNRTTNGQGKVAALTLAQLKKLDAGSWFDAAFVGEKIPTLTEVLTAVQGKAQLLIEVKQSGRGIARKINTLITQHQANDWCIVQSFDTQVIENLHKLKSPLRKHQLVVGNLPLFIPYHVNKRLSSGSLYQYTNVQSVNPMYWFTTQQVIEKLHAQNQQVIVWTVNQPKDMRRLMNMGVDGIITNYPGKARQVCTKRGLHYLIASTLLCYVQRLSETIECLIRKHGNVLDKS from the coding sequence ATGTCCAGTACTTGGTTGTTTAAAATATTGTGCTTCCTTTTTTTATTGGCTTGGTTGGTGATACTCAGTGGCGACTTTTACTTTAAAGAGAAGTTTCGTTCCTACACAAACAGTTCATCAACCAGGCCTCTGATCATTGCCCACCGTGGGGCATCGGGCGAAGCTCCTGAAAACACTTTGGCTGCCATAGAGTTGGCGCTCAAACAAAAAGCTGACATGATAGAAGTAGATGTGTTTTTATCTAAAGATGAGCATATAGTAGTCATACACGATGCCAGCGTAAACCGCACCACTAATGGCCAAGGCAAGGTAGCAGCACTCACCTTGGCTCAACTAAAAAAGCTTGATGCAGGCAGTTGGTTTGACGCTGCGTTTGTGGGCGAAAAAATACCCACCCTTACCGAGGTACTTACCGCAGTACAAGGCAAAGCGCAGCTTCTGATAGAGGTAAAACAAAGTGGCAGAGGCATTGCCCGTAAGATAAATACGCTGATAACCCAACACCAAGCCAATGACTGGTGCATTGTACAATCGTTCGATACACAGGTGATTGAAAACTTGCACAAGCTTAAATCTCCCTTGCGTAAACATCAACTAGTGGTGGGCAACCTGCCCTTATTTATACCTTATCACGTTAACAAAAGGCTGAGCAGTGGCAGTCTATATCAATACACAAATGTGCAGTCAGTGAACCCCATGTATTGGTTTACCACCCAGCAGGTAATTGAAAAACTACATGCGCAAAATCAACAAGTAATCGTATGGACAGTAAATCAACCCAAAGATATGCGTCGACTGATGAATATGGGGGTAGACGGTATTATTACCAATTATCCGGGTAAAGCAAGGCAGGTGTGTACTAAAAGGGGGCTGCATTATTTAATTGCAAGCACTCTACTGTGTTACGTTCAACGCCTAAGTGAGACAATAGAGTGCTTGATAAGAAAACATGGCAATGTTTTGGACAAAAGCTAA
- a CDS encoding SH3 domain-containing protein: MTKADRYFAKKKYTESLEIYEKIFLKSGKASPSMLLKMAFINEGLGDYTQTLYYLSLHYEYAPSNETLLRMEKIAKSQQLQGYEYSDFDYVKAIFHKYYFYFNLLVVLIFGSIFGSFIYRLKKQRQISSRHGVTFFIALIAVFILFNFTESKPKAIIKNDKVFLMSAPSAASELKAKMGKGHRVEILSKKDIWYKVKLGKQVAYIRENNLLQI, encoded by the coding sequence ATGACAAAAGCCGACCGGTATTTTGCCAAAAAAAAGTATACCGAATCACTTGAGATATACGAAAAAATATTTCTCAAAAGTGGTAAAGCTTCGCCTAGCATGTTGCTTAAAATGGCGTTTATAAACGAGGGTTTAGGTGATTATACCCAAACCCTGTATTACCTGAGTTTACATTACGAGTACGCGCCCAGCAATGAGACTTTGTTGCGCATGGAAAAAATAGCCAAAAGTCAACAGTTACAAGGCTATGAATATTCTGACTTCGACTATGTAAAAGCGATCTTTCATAAGTACTATTTTTATTTCAATTTGTTAGTAGTACTTATTTTTGGAAGTATTTTCGGGTCGTTTATTTATCGTCTCAAGAAACAACGCCAGATCTCCAGTAGGCACGGAGTTACTTTTTTTATTGCTCTTATTGCGGTATTTATTTTATTCAATTTTACAGAGAGTAAACCCAAAGCTATCATTAAAAATGACAAAGTTTTTTTGATGAGTGCTCCCTCGGCTGCTTCTGAACTTAAGGCAAAAATGGGGAAGGGGCATCGCGTAGAAATTTTGAGTAAAAAAGATATATGGTATAAGGTAAAACTAGGCAAGCAAGTGGCTTACATTCGTGAAAATAACTTGCTTCAGATTTAG